The sequence CTCAGTCTACAAAGGAACTCTGGAATTATTAAAGAGTTTAATGCAACAAGACTTTTTATCAGATTTTAATTTGGTAGGAGGAACAGCCCTTGCCCTACAAATTGGACATAGAATATCTATTGATATAGATTTATTTACAGATAAGGAATTTAATCCATCTGAAATAAGAGTCCAATTGGAAAAAAAATATAAATTGATAGATATAATTGAAAATAAAACGGGCATCACACAAACAATTGAATATCCTGAAAATTCAAATACTTTTATAAAAGTTGATATTGTAAAGTATTCTTATAATTTAATATCTCCTCCAATTATTTTTGACGGAATTCGGCTATTATCGAAGGAAGACATAATTCCTATGAAGCTAGCTGCAGTATCAAATAGAGGTTCCAAAAAAGATTTTTATGATATTTATTTTCTACTGCAAGAATATACTTTAAAAGAAATGCTATCTCTCTTTGAGAAAAAATTTTTAAACTATAACCATTTTTATGTAATCAAGAGTTTAACTTACTTTGAAGATGCAGAGAAAGATATAAATCCCAAAATTTTAAAAAAATGTACTTGGGATGAAATTAAACAATTGATATCATCAAAAGTACAAGAATATCTTTAAAATAATACGATAAAAACGTCCGCTAACATCAAACAGGCGA is a genomic window of Bacteroidia bacterium containing:
- a CDS encoding nucleotidyl transferase AbiEii/AbiGii toxin family protein, with translation MLQYSSVYKGTLELLKSLMQQDFLSDFNLVGGTALALQIGHRISIDIDLFTDKEFNPSEIRVQLEKKYKLIDIIENKTGITQTIEYPENSNTFIKVDIVKYSYNLISPPIIFDGIRLLSKEDIIPMKLAAVSNRGSKKDFYDIYFLLQEYTLKEMLSLFEKKFLNYNHFYVIKSLTYFEDAEKDINPKILKKCTWDEIKQLISSKVQEYL